From the Mesoplasma syrphidae genome, the window TTAATAGTTTAATGAATTTTGGCGACATGCAAATGGCATTCATCAAATTCATTTTTAATATAAATAATATCATTAATTTTAAGTAATTAATTATATTGAAAAACTTTAGAGGGCTATTTTTTAGTAGATAATTGGTATTTTAGCATACAATTTTCAAAATATAAATTACATAAAAATACAGATAAAAAATATAAAAATATCTTTAATAACAAATAGTTACTCAAAAAGCACAAAAAATAATAATATTTTAAACTAATTAATAATTTTTTTCGTCTACAAAATAAAGAGGGAAGGAGATGTTAGATTTGACTGAAAAATCAAAAGAATTGGATATAGCTCAATTAATTGATGAAGTTAGTTCATCAGTTCATGAAACAAAAAATGCCAACAGCATTTTCCAAAGAGTGCCGTATTATTTTAATAAATGAAAAGAAAAAATTGATGAATTTAAAAAGCACTATCCATTGCTAACTTATTCAGTAAAAAGAATTGTTCTTTCAATTATTACAGTTTATGTAACTATAGCCATTGTCTATTGTATGTTAAATTTTATTATTTCGGATTCAACATTTACATTAGATTTAAATGACAAATTAATTGCGCAAAATGGTGGAGTAAATGGTGAATGATATCAAAACATCTTAAGAAGCCGAAAAGCTAAATTAGGTGTTGATAAACCATTAATTACACAAATATTATATTACTGAAGAAATATTACACCAATTATTCCCAAAAAGATTGAAATAATTTCTTCTCAACCGGGAGATCCAATTACAACTTATGAAACAGTAACAAAATGATTTTACTTAGGTTTATCACTTAGCAGGGATGTTGCTGGCCAATTCGGAAAACCTATTTCAGGGATATTTGCAAAAGCAATGCCACTTTCATTTTTAGTAGGTGGTACGGGTACCCTATTATCATTTTTTGTTGGTATACCATTAGGTATTTTATTAGCAAGGAAAAAAGATAAGCCATTGGATACGATAATTACGACAATAACATTAGCACTAATAGCTATTCCTGTTTTGGTTATCATAGTTCCATTCTATCAATTTACACTTATATTTTTAGGTAGCAAAACAAGTTGGGATAGTCTTTCAACAATACATAAAGCGTTTCCAATAATAGCAATTATGTTACTAGTTACACCTGGAATAATTATTGAAACAAGAAGACTTGTTATTGACGAAATGACAGCTGACTATACCAAATTTGCAAACTCAAAAGGGTTAAGTGAAACTTATGTATTTTATGTTCACGTATTTAGAA encodes:
- the oppB gene encoding oligopeptide ABC transporter permease OppB → MLDLTEKSKELDIAQLIDEVSSSVHETKNANSIFQRVPYYFNKWKEKIDEFKKHYPLLTYSVKRIVLSIITVYVTIAIVYCMLNFIISDSTFTLDLNDKLIAQNGGVNGEWYQNILRSRKAKLGVDKPLITQILYYWRNITPIIPKKIEIISSQPGDPITTYETVTKWFYLGLSLSRDVAGQFGKPISGIFAKAMPLSFLVGGTGTLLSFFVGIPLGILLARKKDKPLDTIITTITLALIAIPVLVIIVPFYQFTLIFLGSKTSWDSLSTIHKAFPIIAIMLLVTPGIIIETRRLVIDEMTADYTKFANSKGLSETYVFYVHVFRNAFIRMVRNIPTIFLFTIFGSSILIETMWQMKGMSYYMVRAIKFTDVFTVLGFATLSASLGIITTLIGDLLLAILDPRVSLK